A genome region from Thermomonospora amylolytica includes the following:
- a CDS encoding helix-turn-helix domain-containing protein — MDDLDDVLTSVGPRLRALRRDRGITLADLSETTGISVSTLSRLESGGRRPTLELLLPLARAYGVPLDELVGAPPIGDPRVHLRPLTRHGWTYIPLARNLGGLRAYKLIIPPAKAPSVRPELKTHEGYDWMYVLSGRLRLLLGDHDLILTAGEAAEFDTHVPHAFTNPGPHPVEVLSIFGPQGERMHVRAQPAKDR; from the coding sequence ATGGACGACCTGGACGACGTGCTCACCTCGGTGGGTCCCCGGCTGCGGGCCCTGCGCCGCGACCGGGGCATCACCCTGGCCGACCTGAGCGAGACCACCGGCATCTCCGTCAGCACCCTGTCCCGCCTGGAGTCGGGCGGGCGCAGACCCACCCTGGAACTCCTCCTGCCCCTGGCCAGGGCCTACGGCGTACCGCTGGACGAACTGGTGGGCGCACCCCCCATCGGCGACCCCCGCGTCCACCTGCGGCCGCTCACCCGGCACGGCTGGACCTACATTCCCCTTGCCCGCAACCTGGGGGGCCTGCGCGCCTACAAGCTGATCATCCCGCCCGCCAAGGCCCCGTCCGTGCGCCCCGAACTCAAGACCCATGAGGGCTACGACTGGATGTACGTCCTGTCCGGCCGCCTCCGCCTCCTACTGGGCGACCACGACCTCATCCTCACCGCGGGAGAGGCCGCCGAGTTCGACACCCACGTCCCCCACGCCTTCACCAACCCCGGCCCCCACCCGGTGGAGGTCCTCAGCATCTTCGGCCCCCAGGGCGAACGCATGCACGTCCGCGCCCAACCCGCCAAAGACCGCTGA
- a CDS encoding glycosyltransferase family 39 protein: MAGISGPSFWLDEAATLSAARRALPDILRMMGHIDLVHGPYYLMMRAWLLLFGDGEFAMRLPSVLATAAAAAGVAVIGRRLASAPTGMAAGLLYAGHPTAVRYAQEARSYAMVTAVAVLATYLLVRAVDSGDRRWLAGYASALVLLALLNLFGVLLIAAHGATLLWWRGRTGRLLTRWAIAAAVSAVAVVPWALATRRQQWQVAWLPRPNAETLGDLGVWLAGSGPLVVVVLVLAGAGLWAAPAGPRALPLVPLAVPWLLAAPVILLLVSLAEPVFLPRYVLYCLPAVALLMGAGLVRLVARRAVAAIAVAALVMLSIGPHVEIRRQDSRPSDARAAAAVLAAHARPGDGLVFLHPNMRWEAAAYPAAYWGLPDLTLRRGPVRVGNIVGEEMVQPSRVRQRLMRHHRVWVICPPKGMPPLRRWTKVLEDTGPYRVLGAWAYKGGHISLLRREAPADLGDARSHPGRGG, from the coding sequence ATGGCGGGCATTTCCGGGCCGTCGTTCTGGCTGGACGAGGCGGCCACCCTGAGCGCGGCCCGCCGTGCGCTCCCCGACATCCTGCGGATGATGGGGCACATCGACCTGGTGCACGGCCCGTACTACCTGATGATGCGGGCATGGCTGCTGCTCTTCGGCGACGGCGAGTTCGCCATGCGGCTGCCGTCGGTGCTCGCCACCGCCGCCGCGGCGGCGGGGGTCGCCGTCATCGGGCGCCGCCTGGCCTCCGCTCCGACCGGGATGGCGGCGGGTCTGCTGTACGCGGGGCATCCGACGGCGGTCCGGTATGCACAGGAGGCGCGGTCGTACGCCATGGTGACCGCGGTCGCCGTGCTCGCCACGTACCTGCTCGTACGAGCCGTCGACTCGGGTGATCGCAGGTGGCTCGCGGGTTATGCGTCGGCTCTGGTGCTGCTGGCCCTGTTGAACCTGTTCGGGGTGCTGCTGATCGCGGCGCACGGCGCGACGCTGCTGTGGTGGCGGGGACGGACCGGCCGCCTGCTGACGCGTTGGGCGATCGCGGCGGCGGTGTCCGCGGTGGCCGTCGTCCCCTGGGCGCTGGCCACGCGGCGGCAGCAGTGGCAGGTCGCCTGGCTGCCCAGACCGAATGCCGAAACCCTGGGTGATCTGGGGGTGTGGCTGGCCGGCTCAGGACCGCTCGTCGTCGTGGTGCTGGTGCTCGCGGGGGCGGGCCTGTGGGCGGCGCCGGCGGGGCCTCGGGCCCTGCCACTGGTTCCGCTTGCGGTTCCGTGGCTCCTGGCCGCTCCGGTGATCCTCTTGCTGGTGTCCTTGGCGGAGCCCGTCTTCTTGCCGCGGTACGTGCTGTACTGCCTGCCGGCGGTGGCGCTGCTGATGGGAGCCGGGCTGGTCCGGCTGGTCGCTCGGCGTGCCGTGGCAGCGATCGCGGTGGCCGCGCTCGTGATGCTGTCCATCGGTCCGCATGTGGAGATCCGGCGGCAGGACAGCCGGCCGTCCGACGCACGGGCGGCGGCAGCGGTGCTGGCGGCGCATGCGCGGCCGGGCGACGGGCTGGTGTTCCTCCATCCGAACATGCGCTGGGAGGCCGCCGCGTACCCGGCGGCCTACTGGGGGCTGCCGGACCTGACGTTGCGTCGTGGGCCGGTCAGGGTCGGCAACATCGTGGGGGAGGAGATGGTCCAGCCGTCGCGGGTCCGCCAGAGGCTGATGCGTCATCACAGGGTTTGGGTGATCTGTCCACCCAAGGGGATGCCGCCTTTGCGGCGCTGGACGAAGGTGCTCGAGGACACCGGTCCGTACCGGGTGCTCGGCGCGTGGGCGTACAAGGGCGGTCACATCTCGCTGCTGAGGCGTGAGGCGCCGGCGGACCTCGGGGATGCCCGGTCTCACCCCGGGCGTGGCGGGTGA
- a CDS encoding NAD(P)/FAD-dependent oxidoreductase produces MDYEVVVIGGGAAGLSGALTLARARRRVLVIDAGDPRNAPADGVHTYLGREGTPPARLLAIGRDEVTGYGGEIREGTVIRAERLEQGGFRLTVDDGTTVTAQRLLVTTGLVDELPPVEGLAERWGKDVLHCPYCHGWEVRDQPIGVLATGPLAVHQALLWRQWTEDVTLFRHTAPDFTDEQYEQFAARGIAVVEGEVTGLEVTGDRLTGVRLATGKTIPCRALAVATRLTARAGVLEDLGLSPAGMEMNGHVIGTRIPADPNGATEVPGVWVAGNVTTLNEQVIGAAAAGVRAATMINFDLVTEQTRRAVEERRRSPFDARNERDAADRTLGDRRHGL; encoded by the coding sequence ATGGACTACGAGGTCGTGGTGATCGGAGGCGGGGCCGCGGGGCTGAGCGGGGCGCTGACGCTGGCGCGGGCGCGCCGCCGGGTGCTGGTGATCGACGCGGGCGACCCCCGGAACGCCCCCGCCGACGGCGTCCACACGTACCTGGGACGCGAGGGCACCCCGCCGGCACGGCTCCTGGCGATCGGCCGGGACGAGGTGACCGGGTACGGCGGCGAGATCAGGGAGGGCACGGTCATCCGTGCCGAACGGCTCGAGCAGGGCGGCTTCCGCCTCACCGTCGATGACGGGACGACCGTTACGGCACAAAGGCTCCTGGTGACCACCGGGCTGGTCGACGAGCTGCCCCCGGTCGAGGGCCTGGCCGAACGCTGGGGCAAGGACGTCCTGCACTGCCCCTACTGCCACGGCTGGGAGGTGCGCGACCAGCCGATCGGCGTCCTGGCCACCGGCCCGCTCGCCGTCCACCAGGCCCTGCTGTGGCGGCAGTGGACCGAGGACGTCACCCTGTTCCGGCACACCGCCCCCGACTTCACCGACGAGCAGTACGAACAGTTCGCCGCCCGCGGCATCGCCGTCGTCGAGGGCGAGGTCACCGGCCTGGAGGTGACCGGCGACCGCCTCACCGGCGTACGGCTGGCGACCGGCAAGACCATCCCCTGCCGCGCCCTGGCCGTCGCCACCCGCCTCACCGCGAGGGCCGGCGTGCTGGAGGACCTCGGCCTGAGCCCCGCCGGCATGGAGATGAACGGCCACGTCATCGGCACCCGCATCCCCGCCGACCCGAACGGCGCCACCGAGGTCCCGGGCGTCTGGGTCGCCGGCAACGTCACCACCCTGAACGAGCAGGTCATCGGCGCCGCCGCCGCGGGAGTGCGGGCCGCCACCATGATCAACTTCGATCTGGTGACCGAGCAGACCCGCCGCGCCGTCGAGGAGCGCCGCCGCAGCCCGTTCGACGCCCGGAACGAACGCGACGCGGCCGACCGCACCCTCGGCGACCGCCGCCACGGCCTGTGA